The Candidatus Neomarinimicrobiota bacterium genomic sequence AGAGGAATGAGAACCAAACCAAATGCAACCATGATCGGTATTTCAAAAGAAAGAATACTGGTTGAAGAAGTTAATGGCTTTATGATCGCCGATATTCCAATTACGGACAAGATATTGAATAAGTTCGATCCTACTATATTCCCGATGGATATTGCATGTTCTTTCTTTAAAGCTGCCACGATTGATGTAGCCAACTCCGGCAGCGATGTTCCGAGAGCAACAATGCTCATACCAATCGCAACTTCTGAAATACCGATTGCATGGGCTAGCGTTACAGCAGAATCCACAAACACTTTTGCGCCTATCGATAAAACAGCCATGCCGATAAAAAGCGTCACAAATGATTTCAGGACAGCATCAAGTTTATCTTGATCTACTTCCGATACAATAGGATGCGGACTTTTAATATTAAGCCAAATATATCCAACGAGTCCTGAAAATAATATGGCACCTTCAATGCGAGTAATTGTCCCATCCCATATGAATCCAATAAAAAGGGCGCACGATGCTAAATATATCAAAATATCCCGTTTAATTGTAATATAACGGTACGATATTGGAAATATCAACGCCACAACCCCCAACACAAGTCCAACGTTTGCCACATTTGAGCCAACAACATTTCCGATTGCAATTGATGGGGAATCTTTCAATGCAGC encodes the following:
- a CDS encoding calcium/sodium antiporter; amino-acid sequence: MDIISGNAISIFGLILGAVCLYYGADWIVRGGSNLAHKMGISRLAIGLTIVAFGTSLPELIVSVLAALKDSPSIAIGNVVGSNVANVGLVLGVVALIFPISYRYITIKRDILIYLASCALFIGFIWDGTITRIEGAILFSGLVGYIWLNIKSPHPIVSEVDQDKLDAVLKSFVTLFIGMAVLSIGAKVFVDSAVTLAHAIGISEVAIGMSIVALGTSLPELATSIVAALKKEHAISIGNIVGSNLFNILSVIGISAIIKPLTSSTSILSFEIPIMVAFGLVLIPLGIISQPISKFNSFLLLSGYVGFIYFLF